One Papaver somniferum cultivar HN1 chromosome 10, ASM357369v1, whole genome shotgun sequence genomic window carries:
- the LOC113319346 gene encoding probable serine/threonine-protein kinase SIS8 isoform X1 yields MAAALSVEAPVQRRSSLSVTPCSSFSISVKTTPLLSKNTKPLGTTDLFCLSSSKPIITCRSSSSASPITVVNGEMERISVVPDGKETRLGLPSKDRNLIGEDLYEDSQLSVGEVHNQQYAAVTIIKNEDLEEVRKLGSGTFGHVYHGKWKGAFVAIKRFKPNYFDRSSEEQKRLIDEFWQEVYIHFELRHPNIVAFYGVIVDGPGGRMATLTEFMVDGSLKHVLAHQDRKLDRREKLIIATDAAIGMEYLHSKNIIHFDLKSANLLVNLNDPSRPICKVGDFGLSKEKGIAMTGGPRGTLEWMAPELLNGSNSKISDKVDVYSFGIVLSEIETRLVPYASLSRQEICDGIASNKLRPPISSFCDSEYRNLMEECWAIDPVARPSFAEIARRLRVMSEAAACCSN; encoded by the exons ATGGCTGCTGCTCTTTCCGTTGAAGCTCCCGTCCAACGCCGCAGCAGTTTGTCTGTCACCCCATGTTCTTCCTTTTCAATTTCCGTTAAAACTACACCTTTGCTTTCTAAAAACACAAAACCTTTGGGTACTACTGATCTTTTTTGCTTAAGTTCATCAAAACCAATAATAACTTGTCGCTCTTCATCTTCTGCATCTCCTATTACTGTTGTTAATGGAGAAATGGAGAGGATCAGTGTTGTTCCAGATGGGAAAGAAACTCGTCTTGGTTTACCAAGTAAAGATCGTAATTTGATTGGTGAAGATCTGTATGAG GACTCTCAACTCTCTGTTGGTGAAGTACATAATCAACAGTATGCAGCTGTCACT ATTATAAAGAATGAAGATCTTGAAGAGGTGAGAAAACTTGGTTCCGGAACTTTTGGTCATGTGTATCATGGAAAATGGAAGGGTGCATTTGTCGCCATCAAACGATTCAAACCGAATTACTTCGATCGATCATCTGAGGAGCAGAAGAGATTG ATTGATGAGTTTTGGCAAGAAGTTTATATCCACTTTGAGCTTCGTCATCCAAATATTGTGGCTTTCTATGGTGTAATTGTAGATGGTCCAGGAGGTAGAATGGCAACTCTAACCGAGTTTATGGTGGATGGTTCTCTCAAGCATGTTTTGGCACACCAGGACAG GAAACTTGATAGACGTGAGAAGCTCATAATAGCTACAGATGCAGCTATTGGAATGGAATATTTACATTCTAAAAATATTATCCATTTTGATTTGAAGTCTGCTAATTTGCTAGTAAACCTGAACGATCCTTCAAGACCCATCTGCAAG GTTGGGGATTTTGGGCTGTCTAAAGAAAAGGGAATTGCCATGACTGGTGGTCCAAGGGGCACATTAGAATGGATGGCTCCTGAGTTGTTGAATGGCAGCAATAGTAAAATTTCTGATAAG GTTGATGTGTATTCTTTCGGGATTGTGTTGTCTGAGATTGAAACTCGCCTAGTACCTTATGCATCCTTGTCTCGGCAAGAAATTTGTG ATGGTATTGCAAGTAATAAGCTGAGGCCACCCATATCTAGCTTCTGTGACTCAGAGTACAGGAACTTAATGGAGGAGTGTTGGGCGATAGACCCCGTGGCTCGGCCATCCTTTGCAGAAATAGCTAGGCGACTGCGTGTAATGTCTGAAGCTGCTGCCTGCTGTTCCAACTAA
- the LOC113319346 gene encoding probable serine/threonine-protein kinase SIS8 isoform X2 codes for MRTLNSLLVKYIINSMQLSLWIIKNEDLEEVRKLGSGTFGHVYHGKWKGAFVAIKRFKPNYFDRSSEEQKRLIDEFWQEVYIHFELRHPNIVAFYGVIVDGPGGRMATLTEFMVDGSLKHVLAHQDRKLDRREKLIIATDAAIGMEYLHSKNIIHFDLKSANLLVNLNDPSRPICKVGDFGLSKEKGIAMTGGPRGTLEWMAPELLNGSNSKISDKVDVYSFGIVLSEIETRLVPYASLSRQEICDGIASNKLRPPISSFCDSEYRNLMEECWAIDPVARPSFAEIARRLRVMSEAAACCSN; via the exons ATGAG GACTCTCAACTCTCTGTTGGTGAAGTACATAATCAACAGTATGCAGCTGTCACTGTGG ATTATAAAGAATGAAGATCTTGAAGAGGTGAGAAAACTTGGTTCCGGAACTTTTGGTCATGTGTATCATGGAAAATGGAAGGGTGCATTTGTCGCCATCAAACGATTCAAACCGAATTACTTCGATCGATCATCTGAGGAGCAGAAGAGATTG ATTGATGAGTTTTGGCAAGAAGTTTATATCCACTTTGAGCTTCGTCATCCAAATATTGTGGCTTTCTATGGTGTAATTGTAGATGGTCCAGGAGGTAGAATGGCAACTCTAACCGAGTTTATGGTGGATGGTTCTCTCAAGCATGTTTTGGCACACCAGGACAG GAAACTTGATAGACGTGAGAAGCTCATAATAGCTACAGATGCAGCTATTGGAATGGAATATTTACATTCTAAAAATATTATCCATTTTGATTTGAAGTCTGCTAATTTGCTAGTAAACCTGAACGATCCTTCAAGACCCATCTGCAAG GTTGGGGATTTTGGGCTGTCTAAAGAAAAGGGAATTGCCATGACTGGTGGTCCAAGGGGCACATTAGAATGGATGGCTCCTGAGTTGTTGAATGGCAGCAATAGTAAAATTTCTGATAAG GTTGATGTGTATTCTTTCGGGATTGTGTTGTCTGAGATTGAAACTCGCCTAGTACCTTATGCATCCTTGTCTCGGCAAGAAATTTGTG ATGGTATTGCAAGTAATAAGCTGAGGCCACCCATATCTAGCTTCTGTGACTCAGAGTACAGGAACTTAATGGAGGAGTGTTGGGCGATAGACCCCGTGGCTCGGCCATCCTTTGCAGAAATAGCTAGGCGACTGCGTGTAATGTCTGAAGCTGCTGCCTGCTGTTCCAACTAA